One stretch of Flavobacterium sp. 9 DNA includes these proteins:
- a CDS encoding MFS transporter: MNQTDAVIMSQTGKSTGKYRWSICALLFFATTINYLDRQVLSLTWSDFIAPEFHWTNNDYGNITALFSIFYAVSLLFAGRFVDWLDTKKGFLWAIGIWSFGACLHAFCGIATAGYITGNWFVGFEGAKEAIHLVKDTGLVINVSVTLFIFARFVLAIGEAGNFPAAIKTTAEYFPKKDRAFSTSIFNAGATVGALAAPISIPFIAASFGWEMSFIIIGALGFVWMGFWVFMYDKPEKHPRVSAAELEYIQQDDIADSKLVGYIPETKTKVSFVDCFKYKQTWAFAFGKFMTDGVWWFFLFWTPAYLSSVYGMDSTEAALPLFVLYMITLLSIIGGWLPTYFVEKKGMNPYEGRMRAMLIFAFFPLLALIAQPLGYISYWIPVIIIGISGAAHQSWSANIFTTVGDMFPKKAIATITGIGGLAGGVGSTLINKGSGLLFDYSKETNMAFMGFKGIEAGYFIIFSICAVCYLTGWIVMKTLVPKYRPITDL, encoded by the coding sequence ATGAACCAAACAGATGCAGTTATTATGAGCCAAACCGGTAAATCTACAGGAAAGTATCGTTGGAGTATTTGCGCATTGCTATTTTTTGCAACTACAATTAATTATTTAGACAGACAAGTACTTTCGTTGACATGGAGCGATTTTATTGCGCCGGAGTTTCATTGGACTAATAATGATTACGGGAATATTACAGCATTATTTTCTATATTTTATGCAGTTTCATTATTATTTGCTGGACGTTTTGTGGATTGGTTGGATACTAAAAAAGGATTTCTTTGGGCAATCGGGATTTGGTCTTTTGGAGCTTGTTTACACGCCTTTTGTGGGATTGCAACGGCAGGATATATTACAGGAAACTGGTTTGTAGGTTTTGAAGGTGCTAAAGAAGCAATTCATCTTGTAAAAGATACCGGATTAGTCATTAATGTAAGTGTTACATTGTTCATATTTGCCCGTTTTGTTCTGGCAATTGGTGAAGCGGGAAATTTTCCTGCGGCGATCAAAACAACAGCCGAATATTTTCCTAAAAAAGACAGAGCATTTTCTACCAGTATATTTAATGCCGGAGCTACTGTTGGCGCATTGGCAGCTCCAATATCGATTCCGTTCATTGCAGCGTCTTTTGGTTGGGAAATGTCTTTTATTATCATTGGTGCGTTAGGTTTTGTATGGATGGGATTTTGGGTTTTTATGTATGATAAACCAGAAAAACATCCAAGAGTTAGTGCTGCAGAACTAGAATATATTCAACAAGATGATATTGCTGATAGTAAACTAGTTGGCTATATTCCGGAAACCAAAACCAAAGTTTCTTTTGTGGATTGTTTTAAATACAAACAAACGTGGGCTTTTGCTTTTGGAAAATTCATGACAGATGGTGTTTGGTGGTTCTTTTTGTTCTGGACGCCAGCGTATTTAAGTTCGGTTTACGGAATGGATTCTACAGAAGCCGCATTGCCATTATTTGTTTTATACATGATTACATTGCTTTCTATTATTGGAGGCTGGCTACCGACTTATTTTGTCGAAAAGAAAGGAATGAATCCATACGAAGGCAGAATGAGAGCAATGTTGATTTTTGCATTTTTCCCTTTATTAGCGTTGATTGCACAGCCTTTAGGATATATAAGTTATTGGATTCCAGTAATTATTATTGGAATTTCGGGCGCGGCACATCAATCGTGGTCGGCAAATATTTTTACTACAGTAGGAGATATGTTTCCTAAAAAAGCAATCGCAACTATTACGGGAATTGGTGGTTTAGCCGGAGGTGTTGGTTCAACTTTAATCAACAAAGGTTCGGGTTTGTTGTTTGATTATAGCAAAGAAACCAATATGGCTTTTATGGGCTTTAAAGGAATTGAAGCCGGATACTTTATCATCTTTTCTATTTGCGCCGTTTGTTACTTAACAGGTTGGATCGTAATGAAAACATTGGTTCCAAAATACCGTCCAATCACAGATTTATAA